One genomic window of Gemmatimonadota bacterium includes the following:
- a CDS encoding CTP synthase — protein MTTPVRTTKYIFVTGGVVSSLGKGIAAASLGRLLVERGLSVTMMKFDPYINVDPGTMSPFQHGEVYVTDDGAETDLDLGHYERFIDRSLSQQNNITTGRIYQTVIGKERRGEYNGGTVQVIPHITDEIKSALRRTAPGHDVVLIEVGGTVGDIESLPFLEAIRQFRQDVGRENALFVHLTLVPWIAAAGELKTKPTQHSVRDLMQVGIQPDMLICRSERPLGADIKRKIALFCNVDFSAVIESPDVKSIYELPLRFSEQGFDREVCSRLRLETPEPDLSTWGAMVGRILEPQHRVRIAVVGKYTDLHDAYKSVGEALLHGGIPHNTGVSIEWLGSDRFTSPEAAGEILKDYDGLLVPGGFGERGVEGMIQAISWARQHELPFFGICLGLQVAIIEFARNVCGMTGTTSTEFAPDCPDPVIALMASQRDVKDLGGTMRLGAYAARLRAGSHAAEAYGTLEISERHRHRWEVNNAYRDVLAEHGLRLSGQSPDGGLVEMIELPNHPWFVGCQFHPELKSRPTRPHPLFAAFVGAALAKHTRSNG, from the coding sequence ATGACCACTCCCGTCCGCACCACCAAGTACATCTTCGTCACTGGTGGCGTGGTCTCGTCGTTGGGCAAAGGGATCGCGGCTGCCTCATTGGGGCGGCTGTTGGTCGAGCGCGGCCTGTCCGTCACGATGATGAAGTTCGACCCGTACATCAATGTCGACCCGGGGACGATGTCGCCGTTCCAGCACGGCGAGGTCTACGTCACCGATGACGGCGCCGAGACCGACCTCGACCTGGGCCACTACGAACGCTTCATCGACCGCTCGCTGTCGCAGCAGAACAACATCACCACCGGCCGCATCTATCAGACCGTCATCGGCAAGGAACGCCGCGGCGAGTACAACGGCGGCACGGTGCAGGTCATTCCGCACATCACCGATGAGATCAAGAGCGCACTGCGCCGCACCGCACCGGGCCACGATGTGGTGCTGATCGAGGTGGGCGGGACCGTGGGCGACATCGAGTCGCTGCCGTTCCTCGAGGCGATCCGGCAGTTCCGCCAGGATGTCGGCCGCGAGAACGCGCTCTTCGTACACCTCACGCTGGTGCCGTGGATCGCCGCGGCCGGCGAGCTCAAGACCAAGCCGACGCAGCACTCGGTCCGCGACCTGATGCAGGTCGGTATCCAGCCCGACATGCTGATCTGCCGCAGCGAACGTCCCCTCGGCGCCGACATCAAGCGGAAGATCGCGCTCTTCTGCAACGTCGACTTCTCCGCGGTGATCGAGTCGCCCGACGTGAAGAGCATCTACGAACTGCCGCTCCGCTTCTCGGAGCAGGGCTTCGATCGCGAGGTCTGCTCGCGCCTCCGCCTCGAGACGCCGGAGCCGGACCTCAGCACCTGGGGTGCGATGGTCGGTCGGATCCTCGAGCCGCAGCATCGCGTGCGCATCGCCGTGGTCGGCAAGTACACCGACCTCCACGACGCCTACAAGTCGGTCGGCGAGGCACTGCTGCACGGCGGCATCCCGCACAACACCGGCGTCTCCATCGAATGGCTCGGCAGCGACCGCTTCACCTCGCCCGAAGCGGCCGGTGAGATCCTCAAGGACTACGACGGCTTGCTGGTCCCCGGCGGCTTTGGCGAGCGCGGCGTCGAGGGGATGATCCAGGCGATCAGCTGGGCGCGTCAGCATGAACTGCCGTTCTTCGGCATCTGCCTCGGCCTGCAGGTGGCGATCATCGAATTCGCCCGCAACGTCTGCGGGATGACCGGCACGACGTCAACGGAGTTCGCCCCCGACTGCCCCGACCCGGTGATCGCCCTGATGGCGTCGCAGCGCGACGTGAAGGACCTGGGCGGCACGATGCGCCTCGGTGCCTACGCCGCCCGGCTTCGCGCTGGGAGCCACGCCGCCGAGGCGTACGGGACACTCGAGATCTCGGAGCGGCATCGGCATCGGTGGGAGGTCAACAACGCCTATCGCGATGTACTGGCGGAGCATGGCCTCCGGCTCTCGGGGCAGTCGCCCGACGGCGGACTGGTCGAGATGATCGAGCTGCCCAACCATCCGTGGTTTGTCGGCTGCCAGTTCCACCCGGAGCTGAAGAGCCGGCCGACGCGGCCGCACCCGCTCTTCGCGGCGTTCGTCGGTGCGGCGCTCGCCAAGCACACCCGGAGCAACGGCTGA
- the kdsA gene encoding 3-deoxy-8-phosphooctulonate synthase has product MPLWQFGPGPFLIAGPCVVEDDDTMLRVGETLARMGEKHQLRVCFKASFDKANRARGDSPRGPGVDAGLRALERVRAATGLPLLTDIHESHQAAVAASVVDVLQIPAFLVRQTDLLVAAGATGKPVNIKKGQWMQPEAMAGAVAKVKSAGASEVAVTERGTFFGYGDLVVDQRSFVRMREATGVPTIFDGTHSVQQPGQAAGGASGGLREFIPALLGAAAAAGADGFFLETHPEPARALSDAATQWPLDRLDALLGRTMAIWHAAREAGDV; this is encoded by the coding sequence ATGCCACTGTGGCAATTCGGGCCTGGCCCCTTCCTGATCGCAGGGCCGTGCGTCGTCGAGGACGACGACACGATGCTGCGCGTGGGCGAGACGCTGGCCCGGATGGGCGAGAAGCACCAGTTGCGCGTCTGCTTCAAGGCATCGTTCGACAAGGCCAACCGCGCGCGCGGCGACTCGCCACGCGGGCCGGGTGTGGATGCTGGCTTGCGGGCGCTTGAACGGGTCCGCGCCGCGACCGGGCTGCCATTGCTCACCGATATCCATGAGTCGCATCAGGCCGCGGTCGCCGCATCAGTGGTCGACGTGCTGCAGATTCCCGCCTTCCTGGTGCGGCAGACCGACCTGCTCGTCGCCGCTGGGGCGACGGGGAAGCCGGTGAACATCAAGAAGGGGCAGTGGATGCAGCCGGAAGCGATGGCGGGCGCCGTCGCCAAGGTGAAGAGCGCCGGCGCGAGCGAGGTGGCCGTCACCGAGCGCGGGACCTTCTTCGGCTACGGCGACCTGGTGGTCGACCAGCGCTCGTTCGTGCGGATGCGCGAGGCGACCGGCGTCCCGACGATCTTCGACGGCACGCATTCGGTGCAGCAGCCGGGGCAGGCGGCCGGTGGTGCGAGCGGCGGTCTGCGCGAGTTCATCCCGGCGCTGCTCGGCGCGGCCGCCGCCGCCGGTGCCGACGGCTTCTTCCTCGAGACGCACCCGGAACCGGCGCGCGCCCTCTCCGACGCCGCGACGCAGTGGCCGCTCGATCGGCTCGACGCGCTCCTCGGCCGCACCATGGCGATCTGGCACGCTGCCCGCGAGGCCGGCGATGTTTGA
- a CDS encoding HAD hydrolase family protein: MFDMGRARKIKLLGFDVDGVLTDNAVFIGDVGGQRVEFKRFDIHDGLAHSLLKGNDIEVAWISGRQSEATTHRGQELRVPDVLQVTSTTKVAHIEALLERKGLSWEQMAFVGDDLPDVPVFEKVGLAIAVANARDEAKRAAHHVTESRGGHGAVREVVERLLKSRGSYEASVARYLGREEWHG; this comes from the coding sequence ATGTTTGACATGGGCCGCGCCCGCAAGATCAAGCTGCTCGGCTTCGACGTCGACGGCGTGCTCACCGACAATGCCGTCTTCATCGGCGATGTCGGCGGCCAGCGGGTCGAGTTCAAGCGCTTCGACATCCATGACGGCCTGGCGCACTCACTCCTGAAGGGGAATGACATCGAGGTCGCCTGGATCAGTGGGCGGCAGTCCGAGGCGACCACGCACCGCGGCCAGGAACTGCGCGTCCCCGACGTGCTGCAGGTCACCTCGACCACCAAGGTCGCCCACATCGAGGCCCTGCTCGAACGAAAGGGGCTGTCGTGGGAGCAGATGGCGTTTGTCGGCGACGACCTCCCGGATGTGCCGGTCTTCGAGAAGGTCGGCCTCGCGATCGCGGTGGCGAACGCCCGAGACGAGGCCAAGCGTGCCGCGCACCACGTGACCGAGTCGCGAGGTGGCCATGGCGCCGTCCGCGAAGTGGTGGAGCGGCTGCTCAAGAGCCGCGGGTCCTACGAGGCATCGGTGGCGCGCTACCTCGGCCGCGAGGAGTGGCACGGGTGA
- a CDS encoding KpsF/GutQ family sugar-phosphate isomerase, with protein MRLEAESVTAAAARLDARFERAVELLATGGRVIVSGIGKSGVIAQKIAATLTSTGTSATYLHPIESLHGDLGLVDADSVAIVLSKSGETDELVGLLAELARRAVPLIAIVGAVDSTLGRAATVALDGAVAEEACPHDLAPTTSTTVALALGDALAVALLERKGFRREDFAALHPGGRLGRRLLVRVKDVMVPAEWQLPASASMRQVVVALAKGRGLALIVEGGTLAGVISAGDLTRVADRSADFLELPASDVMTRGPRTAHADELAASVVGLMERHGIVAAPVLDAEQHVVGVVHLHDLLRAGVV; from the coding sequence ATGCGCCTCGAGGCCGAGTCGGTCACGGCCGCGGCAGCGCGACTCGACGCACGCTTTGAGCGTGCAGTCGAGTTGTTGGCCACCGGAGGTCGGGTCATTGTCAGCGGCATCGGCAAGTCGGGAGTGATCGCGCAGAAGATCGCGGCGACGCTCACGTCGACTGGCACCTCCGCGACCTACCTCCATCCGATCGAGTCGCTCCACGGCGACCTCGGCCTCGTCGATGCCGACAGCGTGGCCATCGTCCTGAGCAAGAGCGGCGAGACCGACGAACTCGTGGGGCTCCTGGCGGAACTCGCACGGCGTGCCGTCCCGCTGATCGCGATCGTCGGCGCCGTCGACTCGACATTGGGGCGTGCCGCGACGGTGGCGCTCGATGGCGCAGTGGCGGAGGAGGCGTGCCCGCACGACCTCGCCCCGACCACCAGCACCACGGTGGCCCTCGCGCTGGGTGATGCGCTGGCGGTGGCACTGCTGGAGCGGAAGGGATTCCGCCGGGAAGACTTTGCGGCGCTGCATCCCGGGGGGCGCCTCGGGCGTCGCCTGCTCGTGCGTGTCAAGGATGTGATGGTCCCGGCCGAGTGGCAGCTGCCTGCCTCCGCCTCAATGCGCCAGGTGGTCGTCGCGCTCGCGAAGGGGCGCGGCCTGGCGCTGATCGTGGAGGGTGGCACGCTAGCGGGGGTGATCTCGGCCGGCGACCTGACCCGCGTCGCGGACCGCTCGGCCGACTTTCTCGAGCTACCTGCCTCGGACGTGATGACGCGCGGTCCACGCACCGCCCATGCTGACGAGCTGGCCGCATCGGTGGTCGGTCTCATGGAGCGGCACGGGATCGTCGCCGCACCGGTGCTCGATGCCGAGCAGCACGTGGTTGGTGTGGTTCACCTCCACGACCTGCTGCGGGCGGGGGTGGTCTGA
- the lptC gene encoding LPS export ABC transporter periplasmic protein LptC produces MRRLLLLAAVVLAACGDRGIEPPVAAAGDSADQVMKGMSFNVTTMGVKVSQVDAESAWVYNARQMNDLKKLKVTFYDKVTGKETSVVTADSGSYNKKDQTLDARGNVVATAANGKVLKSSHLVYDKVQNVIYSDTAYTFTSPDGAGSGASFTADPDFKQIRSQRMGGRAKGKGFVLPGQEDDKPAAKAPAPKPAAKGGGR; encoded by the coding sequence ATGCGACGTCTCCTGCTGCTGGCCGCCGTGGTATTGGCCGCGTGCGGTGATCGTGGCATCGAGCCGCCCGTCGCCGCGGCGGGAGACTCGGCCGATCAAGTCATGAAGGGGATGTCGTTCAACGTCACCACCATGGGTGTGAAGGTCTCCCAGGTGGATGCGGAATCGGCATGGGTCTACAACGCCCGCCAGATGAACGACCTCAAGAAGTTGAAGGTCACCTTTTACGACAAGGTGACCGGCAAGGAGACCTCGGTGGTCACCGCCGATAGCGGCAGCTACAACAAGAAGGACCAGACCCTCGATGCGCGGGGCAACGTCGTGGCGACCGCCGCCAACGGGAAGGTCCTCAAGAGTTCGCACCTGGTCTACGACAAGGTGCAGAACGTGATCTACTCGGACACGGCATACACCTTCACCTCCCCGGACGGTGCCGGCTCGGGAGCATCGTTCACGGCCGATCCGGATTTCAAGCAGATCCGGTCGCAGCGGATGGGTGGACGGGCCAAGGGGAAGGGGTTCGTGCTGCCGGGTCAGGAAGACGACAAGCCGGCCGCCAAGGCCCCCGCGCCCAAGCCGGCCGCGAAGGGAGGCGGCAGGTGA
- the lptB gene encoding LPS export ABC transporter ATP-binding protein — translation MSVLRAEGLRKSYRKRAVVDGVSIELAQGEIVALLGPNGAGKTTTFYLVTGLIRPDAGRIFLDDTELTDQPMYRRARAGIGYLAQEPSIFRRMTVEENVLAILETLPLAKAERLAKLDEMLAELDLTSLRKSPAYTLSGGERRRLEITRALATNPKFMLLDEPFAGVDPIAVHDIQQIVASLRDRGIGVLITDHNVEQTLEIVDRAYIMHSGTVQAAGLVAELVWNDHVADVYLGPTLTARLRARTEQPA, via the coding sequence ATGAGCGTCCTCAGGGCCGAAGGACTCCGGAAGAGCTATCGCAAGCGCGCCGTCGTGGACGGCGTCTCGATCGAGCTTGCCCAGGGAGAGATCGTCGCCCTCCTCGGCCCTAACGGTGCCGGGAAGACGACGACCTTCTACCTCGTCACCGGTTTGATCCGGCCCGACGCGGGACGGATCTTCCTTGACGACACCGAGCTGACCGACCAGCCGATGTATCGCAGGGCTCGGGCTGGAATCGGGTATCTGGCGCAGGAGCCGTCCATCTTCCGCCGCATGACGGTCGAGGAGAACGTCCTCGCGATTCTCGAGACGCTACCGCTCGCCAAGGCGGAGCGACTCGCCAAACTCGACGAGATGCTGGCTGAACTCGATCTCACGTCCCTGCGGAAGTCGCCGGCCTACACGCTGTCGGGCGGCGAGCGTCGTCGGCTGGAGATCACCCGGGCACTCGCCACGAACCCCAAGTTCATGCTGCTGGACGAGCCCTTCGCCGGCGTCGACCCGATTGCCGTGCACGACATCCAGCAGATCGTCGCCTCGTTGCGCGACCGGGGCATCGGCGTGTTGATCACCGATCACAACGTGGAGCAGACGCTGGAAATCGTCGACCGCGCCTACATCATGCACTCCGGCACCGTCCAGGCGGCGGGTCTCGTCGCCGAGCTGGTCTGGAACGATCACGTCGCGGACGTCTATCTCGGACCGACCCTGACCGCACGCCTTCGGGCGCGGACGGAGCAGCCCGCATGA
- the rpoN gene encoding RNA polymerase factor sigma-54 — protein sequence MKTGMQQHTGLRQELRINPRLYQAMDMLYMPMLDLQQHLQAELLNNPFLELEEPEEEEVPEKTTEEQQEEVKKDDEVDWEEILLNGFDVGGQKEQYEQLEYVEPVSVESRDLADHLRDQLQMLDLPARQRLLCEEIIGNINDDGYLGCDADVILASANHWLLSNNPALRPAFDPEDHDPFDLDEEEDDIVLTNGHAAGLPVGVSIFVPEEFEAALRVVQALDPAGIGARTLQECLLLQLTDVGDSTSLSYRIVEQAFPDLIAHRWNDLARRFSVEPREAQTAADALGRLDPKPGLKYADRAEAYVTPDLIVDRIEGRYQVFLNDTGVPRLRLSRAYQDIARQKGGMTQENKDFIASRMNSATWMVQAIEQRRQTMLKVMNFIVDRQREFFEKGVEYLKPLTLREVAEVISMHESTVSRVTNEKYVQTPRGVLPLKFFFSSALSTASGEDASARSIRAKLEKMVAEEKPAKPLTDQQIVHLFEEQGIQIARRTVAKYRDQLGILPARMRKRV from the coding sequence ATGAAGACTGGCATGCAGCAGCACACCGGGCTTCGCCAGGAGCTCCGCATCAATCCTCGCCTCTACCAGGCGATGGACATGCTGTACATGCCGATGCTCGACCTGCAACAGCACCTGCAGGCCGAGCTCCTCAACAACCCGTTCCTGGAGCTCGAGGAACCGGAGGAAGAGGAAGTCCCCGAGAAGACCACCGAGGAGCAGCAGGAAGAGGTCAAGAAGGACGACGAAGTGGATTGGGAGGAGATCCTCCTCAACGGCTTCGACGTCGGCGGGCAGAAGGAACAGTACGAGCAGCTGGAATACGTCGAGCCGGTCTCGGTCGAGAGCCGCGACCTCGCCGACCACCTCCGGGATCAGCTGCAGATGCTCGACCTCCCGGCGCGTCAACGGCTGCTCTGCGAAGAAATCATCGGCAACATCAACGACGACGGCTACCTCGGCTGCGATGCCGACGTGATCCTCGCCTCCGCCAACCATTGGCTTCTCTCCAACAATCCGGCGCTTCGGCCCGCGTTCGACCCCGAGGATCACGACCCGTTTGACCTCGACGAGGAGGAGGATGACATCGTCCTCACCAATGGTCACGCGGCGGGGCTGCCGGTCGGCGTCTCGATCTTCGTGCCGGAAGAGTTCGAGGCGGCCCTGCGCGTGGTGCAGGCACTCGACCCGGCGGGCATCGGGGCGCGGACCCTGCAGGAGTGTCTCCTCCTGCAGCTGACGGATGTCGGCGATTCCACGTCGCTCTCCTACCGGATCGTCGAGCAGGCCTTTCCCGACCTGATCGCACACCGATGGAACGACCTGGCCCGTCGCTTCAGTGTCGAGCCGCGCGAGGCGCAGACCGCCGCCGATGCGCTGGGTCGCCTCGACCCGAAGCCCGGGCTCAAGTACGCCGACCGCGCCGAGGCCTACGTGACACCCGACCTGATCGTCGATCGGATCGAGGGGCGCTACCAGGTGTTCCTGAACGACACCGGCGTGCCGCGGCTCCGCCTCTCGCGCGCCTATCAGGACATCGCCCGTCAGAAGGGCGGGATGACGCAGGAGAACAAGGACTTCATCGCCTCGCGGATGAACAGCGCCACCTGGATGGTGCAGGCGATCGAGCAGCGCCGGCAGACGATGCTCAAGGTGATGAACTTCATCGTCGACCGGCAGCGCGAGTTCTTCGAGAAGGGCGTCGAGTACCTCAAGCCCCTGACACTGCGCGAGGTCGCCGAGGTGATCTCGATGCACGAGTCGACGGTGAGCCGTGTCACCAACGAGAAGTATGTCCAGACGCCGCGTGGCGTTCTGCCGCTGAAGTTCTTCTTCTCGTCGGCGCTCTCGACCGCCTCGGGCGAAGACGCCTCAGCCCGCTCGATCCGCGCCAAGCTGGAGAAGATGGTCGCCGAGGAGAAGCCGGCGAAGCCGCTCACCGACCAGCAGATTGTCCATCTCTTCGAGGAGCAGGGGATCCAGATCGCGCGGCGCACCGTGGCGAAGTATCGTGACCAGCTCGGCATCCTCCCGGCCCGCATGCGGAAGCGCGTATGA
- a CDS encoding glycosyltransferase family 2 protein encodes MSERAIVSVLVPAKDEAENLPEFLRQCAEAFPKVGAPTEVVIVDDGSRDGTPQVLAQLQVQYPFLRVVTHRRQRGIADALRSAGDAAEGDVFVFYPADLQYKPEDIPQLVAPILAGNADIVTGTKQGKYEKAFVSTVYNTLCRWLFGVRVTDLNSVKAYRREVMAHVPMRPDWHRFMVVIAAADGFRLTSTPVPLYPRTAGTSKFTWTRIPIGVLDLLSVWFQLRFGRKPMLFFGLAGALLFLLGFVAGVVAIVLRFTIRADVALLVSLVQTLLIMGVVLFGFGFLGELVANLREEQRELVRRVESERRD; translated from the coding sequence ATGAGCGAGCGCGCGATTGTCTCCGTGCTGGTGCCGGCCAAGGATGAGGCCGAGAACCTCCCGGAATTCCTGCGGCAGTGCGCCGAGGCATTCCCGAAGGTCGGCGCCCCCACCGAAGTCGTCATCGTCGACGACGGCTCGCGCGACGGCACCCCACAGGTCCTGGCCCAGCTGCAGGTACAGTATCCGTTTCTGCGTGTCGTCACCCACCGTCGGCAGCGCGGCATCGCCGATGCGCTCCGCAGTGCGGGCGATGCGGCCGAGGGCGATGTCTTCGTCTTCTACCCGGCCGACCTGCAGTACAAGCCGGAAGACATCCCGCAGCTGGTGGCCCCGATCCTGGCCGGCAACGCCGACATCGTCACCGGCACCAAGCAAGGGAAGTACGAAAAGGCGTTCGTGTCGACCGTGTACAACACGCTCTGCCGTTGGCTCTTCGGCGTGCGCGTCACCGACCTGAATTCGGTGAAGGCCTACCGCCGCGAGGTGATGGCGCACGTCCCGATGCGGCCCGACTGGCACCGCTTCATGGTGGTGATCGCGGCGGCCGACGGCTTCCGGCTCACCTCGACGCCGGTGCCGCTCTACCCGCGGACGGCAGGGACATCGAAGTTCACCTGGACGCGGATCCCGATCGGGGTGCTCGACCTCCTCTCGGTCTGGTTCCAGCTCCGCTTCGGGCGGAAGCCGATGCTCTTCTTCGGTCTCGCCGGCGCGTTGCTCTTCCTCCTCGGCTTCGTGGCCGGTGTGGTGGCGATCGTGCTGCGGTTCACTATCCGCGCCGACGTGGCCCTGCTGGTGTCGCTGGTGCAGACGCTGCTGATCATGGGCGTGGTGCTCTTCGGATTCGGCTTCCTCGGCGAGCTGGTGGCCAACCTCCGCGAGGAGCAGCGCGAACTGGTGCGACGCGTCGAGTCTGAGCGGCGTGACTGA
- a CDS encoding glycosyltransferase family 4 protein produces the protein MTEPLRVVFLTHNYPRERGDVAGAFLHPLAVALRARGVDVRVVTPSDAGKGGRGTLDGVPVHRVRYAAADREQYAQSGKLATATKSPQGLKALAGMIRALRAGAREELDGATRGVVHAHWWFPSGLAAPSERPMVVTCHGTDVRMLETSGPARWLAKRPFHRARRVTTVSRSLADALRTHGAKVADDSVVPMPVTAMERPWSIGGGGIVVLGRLTEQKRVHLAVEAYALARQQGCTLPLVIAGDGATRAALQSQVGGLGLSAAVQFLGAVAPTDVPALLATADACLMPARGEGFGLAAAEALMQGVPVIACTDGGGLLDVVPMEGAGRRVSPEPAALAAALVDVLHDPDARTTARVAGEAWRIRLAPEFVAERFLTWYGEALDE, from the coding sequence GTGACTGAACCACTCCGGGTGGTGTTCCTGACCCACAACTATCCGCGCGAGCGGGGTGATGTGGCGGGCGCCTTCCTCCATCCACTGGCCGTGGCCCTCCGTGCGCGTGGCGTCGATGTCCGGGTGGTGACGCCGAGCGATGCGGGGAAGGGCGGGCGCGGAACGCTCGATGGGGTGCCGGTGCACCGCGTGCGCTACGCAGCGGCCGATCGCGAGCAGTACGCCCAGTCCGGCAAGCTCGCGACCGCGACCAAGTCGCCGCAGGGACTGAAGGCGCTTGCCGGGATGATCCGCGCCCTTCGGGCCGGCGCGCGCGAAGAGCTGGACGGGGCGACACGCGGCGTGGTGCATGCGCACTGGTGGTTTCCGTCCGGCCTCGCGGCGCCGTCCGAGCGTCCGATGGTGGTGACCTGCCACGGCACCGATGTCCGGATGCTTGAAACGAGCGGCCCGGCACGCTGGCTCGCGAAGCGACCGTTTCACCGGGCACGTCGGGTCACGACGGTCTCGCGTTCCCTCGCCGACGCGCTCCGGACGCATGGCGCCAAGGTCGCCGACGACAGCGTTGTCCCGATGCCGGTGACGGCAATGGAGCGGCCTTGGAGCATTGGAGGTGGGGGGATCGTCGTCCTCGGCCGGCTGACGGAGCAGAAGCGGGTCCATCTGGCCGTCGAAGCGTATGCACTCGCCCGCCAGCAGGGCTGCACGCTTCCCCTCGTGATCGCCGGTGACGGCGCGACGCGGGCCGCGCTGCAATCGCAGGTCGGCGGCCTCGGCCTCTCGGCCGCGGTGCAGTTCCTTGGCGCGGTGGCGCCGACCGATGTCCCGGCCTTGCTGGCCACGGCGGATGCCTGCCTCATGCCGGCGCGGGGCGAGGGGTTCGGGCTCGCGGCGGCAGAGGCCTTGATGCAGGGCGTCCCGGTCATCGCGTGCACCGATGGCGGCGGACTCCTCGACGTGGTGCCGATGGAAGGGGCAGGGCGCCGGGTGTCTCCCGAACCGGCGGCGCTGGCGGCAGCGCTGGTGGACGTGCTCCACGATCCCGACGCCAGGACGACGGCACGGGTGGCGGGCGAGGCGTGGCGGATCCGATTGGCTCCCGAGTTCGTGGCGGAGCGTTTTCTCACCTGGTACGGCGAGGCGCTCGATGAGTAA
- a CDS encoding flippase-like domain-containing protein, with product MSKQFWRVIQTVGGVALIGFIALRLADDWSLVTSEPIEWQLRWEFIIASLLVTWVMYGLLIWGWRAVLHGWRQYIRAVDAARIWCLSSLGKYIPGKVWSIAGMAAMSEKQGVSGVAAIGSAVIMQLVSLATGAVVALMFTGTVVLDRVLAPYTPYGSLLAFAGAGFALLCSFALTLPSLTRRLGHLIGKPGSVQPVEPGALAGALFVNFLAWGGYGLAFQLLLLGTIPSLDLNWTTATGAFAASYIVGYLALVVPGGLGVREGLLVLLLKGSLGIGPAVALAAASRITLTINEIGAAVPFLLMRRPSRDDA from the coding sequence ATGAGTAAGCAATTCTGGCGGGTGATCCAGACGGTCGGCGGCGTGGCCCTCATCGGCTTTATCGCGCTCCGGCTCGCCGACGACTGGTCCCTGGTCACCTCGGAGCCGATCGAGTGGCAGCTCCGATGGGAGTTCATCATCGCGTCGTTGCTGGTCACCTGGGTGATGTACGGGCTGCTCATCTGGGGGTGGCGCGCGGTGCTGCACGGCTGGCGCCAGTACATTCGCGCCGTCGACGCCGCCAGAATCTGGTGCCTCTCCTCGCTCGGCAAGTACATCCCCGGCAAGGTCTGGTCGATCGCCGGAATGGCGGCGATGTCCGAGAAGCAGGGAGTTTCCGGCGTCGCGGCGATCGGGTCGGCAGTCATCATGCAGCTGGTGTCACTGGCGACCGGGGCCGTGGTCGCGCTGATGTTCACCGGCACAGTGGTCCTCGACCGCGTGCTCGCCCCCTACACGCCGTATGGGAGCCTGCTGGCCTTCGCCGGGGCAGGTTTCGCGCTGCTCTGCTCGTTCGCCCTCACGTTGCCATCGCTCACGCGGCGGCTGGGCCACCTGATCGGCAAACCGGGCTCGGTGCAGCCGGTCGAGCCTGGTGCACTCGCCGGCGCGCTCTTCGTCAACTTCCTCGCGTGGGGGGGCTACGGCCTGGCGTTCCAGTTGCTGCTGCTCGGGACGATCCCGTCCCTCGACCTGAACTGGACCACGGCCACTGGCGCCTTCGCAGCGTCCTATATCGTCGGCTACCTCGCCCTCGTCGTGCCCGGCGGGCTCGGCGTTCGGGAAGGGCTGCTGGTGCTGTTGTTGAAGGGATCACTGGGCATCGGCCCGGCGGTTGCCCTCGCGGCCGCCTCGCGCATCACGCTCACCATCAACGAGATCGGCGCTGCGGTGCCGTTCCTTCTCATGCGGAGGCCGTCGCGTGACGACGCCTGA